Proteins from a genomic interval of Oreochromis aureus strain Israel breed Guangdong linkage group 6, ZZ_aureus, whole genome shotgun sequence:
- the melk gene encoding maternal embryonic leucine zipper kinase yields the protein MPIERTEHRGADELQRYYEVYETIGSGGFAKVKLGRHILTGEKVAIKIMNKKDLGDDLPRVKVEIEAMKNLSHQHICRLYQVIETSTQIFMVLEYCPGGELFDYIIAKDRLSEEETRVFFRQIVSAMAYVHSQGYAHRDLKPENLLIDGDHNLKLIDFGLCAKPKGGLGYELMTCCGSPAYAAPELIQGKAYIGSEADVWSMGVLLFALLCGHLPFDDDNYMILYRKITRGTYDNPKWLSPGSILLLNQMLQVDPKRRLTVRQLLDHPWVMKDYNSPVEWYSRQPLGYIDEDCITEMAVNMKRSRQSTTALVKEWRYDHITATYLLLLSKKQRGKPVRLRPEPAVCEDSCSPLHQGIQTRKALHFSEDEDALIVDSLDICSDYIDDCPWVSVPQHTPQRVRGQPDGITKKDTRLVSPSVEKGHPSSPTPERVRKATPRCHRERNREQASENKENNDVQDRDVDIFALPPPRTPVSSKKNARLNKNVLTTPNQNANINSPKPSVATPKGGDGSSKEHKKRAAENQDPANVEIIAFSPERRSRSLDLAVTGDSGKKKRGGKMFGSLERGLDKVITMLTPNKRRALRDGPRKIKAQYNVTLTSQTNPDQVLNQILSILPEKNIDFTQKGYTLKCQTWGDFGKVTMAFELEVCLLQRPEVVGVRRQRLKGDAWVYKHLVEDILSTSSI from the exons ATGCCAATAGAAAGGACGGAGCATCGCGGAGCGGACGAGCTCCAAAGATATTATGAGGTTTATGAGACTATCGGCTCCG gagGTTTCGCTAAAGTCAAGCTGGGTCGACACATCTTGACAGGAGAAAAGGTTGCCATTAAAATCATGAATAAAAAGGATCTTGGG GATGACCTACCCCGCGTGAAGGTGGAGATCGAAGCCATGAAGAACCTGAGTCACCAACATATCTGTCGACTGTATCAGGTCATAGAGACCTCCACCCAGATATTTATGGTGTTGGAG TACTGCCCTGGTGGGGAGCTCTTTGACTACATCATAGCTAAGGACCGCCTGTCTGAGGAGGAAACCCGGGTCTTTTTTAGGCAAATTGTGTCTGCAATGGCGTATGTCCACAGCCAAGGATACGCACACAGAGACCTAAAAccg GAAAACTTATTGATTGATGGAGACCACAACTTGAAGCTTATAGACTTTGGCTTGTGTGCCAAACCTAAG GGAGGGTTGGGTTATGAGCTGATGACCTGCTGTGGGAGCCCTGCTTACGCTGCTCCTGAACTTATCCAGGGAAAAGCGTATATTGGATCAGAG GCTGATGTATGGAGTATGGGAGTACTGCTGTTCGCTCTGCTCTGTGGACACCTGCCCTTTGATGATGACAACTACATGATCCTCTACAGGAAGATTACA AGGGGTACATATGATAACCCAAAGTGGCTCTCTCCAGGTAGTATCCTCCTCCTCAACCAAATGTTACAG GTGGACCCAAAGCGGCGTCTGACTGTTAGACAGCTGCTGGACCATCCCTGGGTGATGAAAGACTACAACAGCCCTGTGGAGTGGTACAGCAGGCAGCCG CTTGGCTACATAGATGAAGACTGTATCACTGAGATGGCAGTAAACATGAAGCGATCAAGACAGAGCACCACAGCGCTGGTGAAGGAG TGGCGATATGACCACATCACAGCCAcctacctgctgctgctgtctaaGAAGCAGAGGGGAAAACCTGTCCGCCTGCGCCCTGAGCCAGCTGTCTGTGaggactcctgctctcctctGCATCAGGGAATACAG ACCAGAAAAGCCCTGCACTTCAGTGAGGATGAAGACGCTTTGATTGTAGATTCCTTGGACATTTGCTCAGACTACATCGATGATTGCCCCTGGGTTTCAGTTCCACAGCACACACCCcagagggtcagaggtcagccaGATGGAATCACAAAAAAAGACACG AGGCTGGTATCGCCATCGGTGGAAAAAGGACATCCTTCGAGCCCGACCCCAGAGAGGGTGCGAAAAGCGACACCTCGCTGCCATAGAGAGAGGAACCGAGAACAGGCCAGCGAGAACAAGGAGAATAATGATGTCCAAGACAGAGACGTTGACATTTTTGCCTTGCCTCCACCTCGAACGCCTGTATCCAGTAAGAAGAATGCACGCCTCAATAAGAATGTGTTGACCACACCCAATCAAAATGCTAATATCAACAGCCCCAAACCCAGTGTGGCCACACCTAAAG gTGGAGACGGCTCATCCAAAGAGCACAAGAAGAGAGCAGCAGAGAACCAGGATCCTGCAAATGTAGAAATCATAGCCTTCAGCCCAGAGCGGAG GTCCAGGTCACTGGACTTGGCTGTCACaggagacagtgggaagaagAAACGAGGGGGAAAGATGTTTGGTTCCCTGGAGAGAGGTCTGGATAAGGTGATAACCATGCTCACGCCAAACAAGCGACGAGCTCTGCGGGATGGTCCACGTAAGATTAAG GCACAATACAACGTGACTCTGACCAGTCAGACCAATCCAGACCAGGTGCTTAACCAGATCCTCTCCATCCTGCCGGAGAAAAACATCGACTTCACACAGAAAGG GTATACTCTGAAGTGTCAAACGTGGGGTGACTTCGGGAAGGTGACGATGGCGTTTGAACTGGAGGTGTGCTTGCTGCAAAGGCCAGAAGTTGTCGGGGTCCGCCGCCAGAGGCTGAAGGGAGACGCTTGGGTATACAAGCATCTGGTGGAGGACATTCTCTCCACATCCAGTATTTGA